The Virgibacillus siamensis genomic sequence CGTAAGTCTCGAGTCCACAAAAATACGATTCCATTGACTAAATTCCAGGTTTGAAGTGATTATGATGCTCTTCTGTTCATACCAATCGGTGATGAGTTGAAAAAGCAGCTCGGCTCCTTCTTTACTAAATGGAATGTATCCCATCTCATCTAAAATGATTAGATCCACTTTTTTAAAGCGATTCCTAAACTGTTGGAGCTTTCCTTCTCTCCACATTCTTTCTAACATATCAACTAGATCAGACACTCGGTAGAATCGGACCTCATAGCCTTTCTTACACGCCTCCCGGCCTAACCCTGTCGCTAAATGAGTCTTCCCTGTACCTGGAGAACCTGTTAGAACTACATTCTCTTTCGGAGAAATAAAGTGTAGATCTATCAATTCAGTACGATCTAGCTGAGGAGGAAACCTTATTTGATCTCCCCATTGAAAATCCGCAAGGTTTTTATAATTAACGAACTTTGCTTTTTTAATCAGACGTTCAGCTTTTGCTTCTTCTCTTAATTCAAATTCCTTACGGAAGAGTGCTTCTAAGTATTGCGTTTCATTTTCAAATGGAATTTTTTCGTAAATGTCAGCTACATAAGCCAATCGTAAGCTTTTACACATATCCCTAATGTTCATATTCGCTGCTCACCATCCTCTTTCGCGCTTGGTTGTAATAGGTCGTATTTGGACCAATCAACGTCGTAAGGATGGGAAGTAGAATCAGAGATTCTTTCAGATTGGTGTTGGAGGAGATCATAAAACCTTTCATTAATTTCCTCCATATCATGATTGATTAATAGGCTGATCAACCAATGCAATCGTTCTTTTCGTAAAGTAAGTGATTCAATATTTAGATAAGCTGCTATGCGCCCTGGCAAATATGGGTTATATCTTGAATAAGGAACTGATCTTGGTTTGGACGCCCAGGCTCTCATAATGGAAAGCCAAGGAATATTTCGGCTTTTGTTCATATATGGACGAAAGTCCGAGTGAAGAATTTCTCCGTAAGGAGAGACCACTTTATAACGGTCCCAATAAAGTACTAGATGAAGATAACTAAAATTATATCCTTTAGGAATATGCTCCTTCTTGCTGTCTATAGTGATTTCTCCATACTTGTTAGCCGTCACCTTCGTTTCTTTAAATATTGGATAATCTTCCTCCGGCAGAGCTAGGGCATGGTTCATTTCTTCATCAAGCAATTCTTGAATACGGACTTCCTTTGAGTAGTGAATTCGCTGACGATCTTGTACTAGTTTTTCA encodes the following:
- the istB gene encoding IS21-like element helper ATPase IstB encodes the protein MNIRDMCKSLRLAYVADIYEKIPFENETQYLEALFRKEFELREEAKAERLIKKAKFVNYKNLADFQWGDQIRFPPQLDRTELIDLHFISPKENVVLTGSPGTGKTHLATGLGREACKKGYEVRFYRVSDLVDMLERMWREGKLQQFRNRFKKVDLIILDEMGYIPFSKEGAELLFQLITDWYEQKSIIITSNLEFSQWNRIFVDSRLTAALVDRVIHHAHVLTFAGDSYRVSHALSRQNN